One window of the Burkholderia ubonensis subsp. mesacidophila genome contains the following:
- a CDS encoding alpha-hydroxy acid oxidase has product MTTVTSRIAEARQPAASAGVPPRALRNMLSLHDFEARARRILPRPIFGYVSGAAEDNRTLDDNRAVFEEYGLLTRVLRDVSRRQQTVELFGQRFASPFGIAPMGINALSTYRGDIVLARAAQAAGILSIMSGSSLIPLEDVAAAAPGTWFQAYIPGDHARISALLERIARAGYRTLVITVDIPVSANRENNVRAGFSTPLRPSLRLCWDGLTRPRWLLGTFARTLAAHGMPHFENSFATRGAPILSANVLRDFSARDHLNWEHLARIRQQWKGELVIKGILSVEDAVTAREAGADGIILSNHGGRQLDGAASPMRILRDVVHAVGSEYPVMVDSGFRRGADVLKALALGARMVFVGRPFNYAAAVAGESGVTHAIRLLQEEIDRDMAMVGANGCGELTSEILVRKR; this is encoded by the coding sequence ATGACCACCGTTACCTCTCGAATCGCGGAAGCGCGCCAACCTGCGGCCAGCGCCGGCGTACCGCCCCGTGCGTTGCGGAACATGCTGAGCCTGCACGACTTCGAGGCCCGCGCGCGGCGGATCTTGCCGCGTCCGATCTTCGGTTACGTCAGCGGTGCCGCGGAAGACAACCGCACGCTGGACGACAACCGTGCGGTGTTCGAGGAATACGGGTTGCTGACGCGCGTACTGCGTGACGTTTCCCGGCGGCAACAGACGGTTGAATTGTTCGGTCAGCGATTTGCGTCGCCTTTCGGCATCGCGCCGATGGGCATCAATGCGCTGTCGACGTATCGGGGCGACATCGTGCTGGCACGCGCGGCGCAGGCGGCCGGGATTCTCTCCATCATGAGCGGCTCATCGCTCATTCCGTTGGAAGACGTTGCCGCGGCTGCGCCGGGAACGTGGTTCCAGGCGTACATTCCGGGCGATCATGCCCGCATCAGCGCGCTGCTCGAGCGCATTGCGCGCGCCGGCTACCGGACGCTGGTGATCACCGTGGACATCCCCGTGTCGGCCAACCGGGAAAACAACGTCCGTGCGGGCTTCTCGACGCCGCTGCGCCCCAGCCTGCGCCTTTGCTGGGATGGTCTGACACGGCCGCGATGGCTGCTGGGCACCTTCGCACGGACGCTGGCCGCACACGGCATGCCCCACTTCGAGAATTCCTTCGCGACGCGCGGCGCGCCGATCCTCTCCGCCAACGTGCTGCGGGATTTCTCCGCGCGCGACCACCTCAACTGGGAACACCTGGCGCGCATCCGGCAGCAATGGAAGGGCGAGCTGGTCATCAAGGGCATCCTGAGTGTCGAGGATGCCGTCACCGCGCGCGAGGCGGGCGCGGACGGGATCATTCTGTCCAATCATGGCGGCCGCCAGCTGGACGGCGCTGCGTCGCCGATGCGGATCCTGCGGGACGTGGTGCACGCCGTGGGGAGCGAGTATCCGGTGATGGTCGACAGCGGTTTTCGGCGGGGGGCGGACGTGCTCAAGGCACTGGCGCTCGGCGCGCGCATGGTGTTCGTGGGACGCCCGTTCAATTATGCGGCCGCCGTCGCGGGTGAGTCGGGCGTGACGCATGCGATCCGGCTGCTGCAGGAAGAAATCGATCGCGACATGGCGATGGTGGGCGCAAACGGCTGCGGCGAGCTCACATCCGAAATTCTGGTCCGCAAGCGCTGA
- a CDS encoding 3-hydroxyacyl-CoA dehydrogenase NAD-binding domain-containing protein, giving the protein MGKDINRIAIIGTGVIGASWAALFLARGLDVVATDIAPDAGPKLEAFIDSAWPALERLGLAPRASRARLQFTANLDDAVACSDFVQENGPERLDFKKALYQHLDAILAPETIIASSSSGLTMSEIQSACERHPERCVIGHPFNPPHLIPLVEIVGGAQTSEETIERATAFYRGLGKRTVRLHKEVPGHVANRLQAALYREIVHLISEGVVSVADADTAVCWGPGLRWGGMGPNLLFHLGGGEGGIEHFFEQFTGPLTAWWHVLGTPELTPEVRATIIQGVHDELQSRSVNELAAHRDELLLGLLSLRQGER; this is encoded by the coding sequence ATGGGAAAAGATATCAACCGAATCGCCATCATCGGCACCGGTGTCATCGGCGCAAGCTGGGCCGCCTTGTTTCTGGCCAGAGGCCTGGACGTCGTTGCGACGGACATCGCACCGGATGCCGGACCGAAGCTCGAAGCGTTCATCGACTCGGCATGGCCTGCGCTTGAACGGCTGGGACTCGCGCCGAGGGCCTCGCGTGCAAGGCTGCAGTTCACGGCCAATCTCGACGATGCGGTGGCCTGCAGCGATTTCGTCCAGGAGAACGGGCCTGAACGGCTCGATTTCAAGAAGGCACTCTACCAGCATCTCGACGCCATCCTGGCGCCTGAAACGATCATCGCTTCGAGCTCGTCAGGCCTGACCATGAGCGAGATCCAGTCGGCGTGCGAGCGCCATCCCGAGCGTTGCGTCATCGGGCATCCGTTCAATCCACCGCACCTGATACCGCTCGTGGAAATAGTCGGTGGCGCGCAAACCTCGGAAGAAACGATCGAACGCGCGACGGCCTTCTATCGCGGCTTGGGAAAACGGACCGTTCGCCTGCACAAGGAAGTCCCCGGGCACGTGGCCAATCGCCTGCAAGCGGCGCTCTACCGGGAGATCGTGCATCTGATTTCGGAAGGGGTCGTCAGCGTAGCCGATGCGGATACGGCGGTTTGCTGGGGGCCGGGCCTGCGCTGGGGCGGCATGGGGCCCAATCTGCTGTTTCATCTGGGCGGCGGCGAGGGCGGCATCGAACATTTCTTCGAGCAGTTCACCGGGCCGCTGACGGCGTGGTGGCATGTTCTCGGGACGCCCGAGCTGACCCCGGAAGTTCGCGCCACCATCATCCAGGGTGTACACGACGAACTGCAATCCCGGTCCGTGAACGAGCTTGCCGCACATCGCGACGAGCTGCTGCTCGGACTCCTTTCCCTTCGCCAAGGAGAGAGGTGA
- a CDS encoding bifunctional YncE family protein/alkaline phosphatase family protein: MKHCNVKRVLRLGAVMSAVLLASHARADGFSATDAARVPSGQFVTPLAVRGAVQQFLNPGLPAYPHFVAGEAVRSQLSPDGKTLAIITAGQNSLYRPDGTVDTANSTQYIFLYDVSGANKTRPALKQVLQQTNAFVGLVFSHDGGKLYATGGSDDAVYVYARQGGAWALSSTIALGHNGKGVGIRVQPNAAGLALSSDGKTLVVANNYNDSISVIDTATNSVRYEHDLRPFFSGNEGRSGDAGGTFPFAVVVKGNGVAYVSSDRDREIVAIDISSPSHGRLIKRIKLDGSALGMTLDASQSMLFVAQDNADQVAVIDTNSNAVVTRIDARAPAGVLAHGQAHTGAATYSVTLSRDGRTLYATNAGANEIAVIPLVGPRAYRVTGLIPTAFEPHDVTFSADGTWMYVVNGKSATGPNPDHLFGATPAQAAASRASNEYQFQLERASLVSAPVPAASELPQLTQQAARNNFYRPEDNDQDREVMGFLRRHIKHVIYVVKENRTFDQVLGDIGNGANGDPRLAQFGRGITPNFHRLASQFVTLDNFMNPGDGSMDGWSWALQGRVTNTETITQQINYAAVNRGLSYESEGSNRNVPVNWETVQQRDAAAGPAGTTNYSNAAAGLPGGAANLLPGTGNHASSDAPFGRQQGYIFDAVLAAGGTVRNYGFLVNNIGSIGTAANPIMDPRAAGVVQAAALDPRLASMTDVFFRGFDQTYPDQWRLNEWKHEFDQYVAGGNLPTLSLVRLSHDHMGAFGTAFAGVNTPETQQADNDLAVGRLVEAVAKSPYANDTLIVVTEDDVQDGPDHVDSHRGPAYIIGPYVKQGAVVRTRYSQVNALRTIEDVLGTQHMNLNTAYQRPMTDVFDVHGPASWNYTAVASTVLKTTGLQLAQGADASVQYAAGSDVTPKHDAAYWAKVTAKFNFDDADEVPADQFNRVLWKGMMGPKPYPKLKGRTQKVASRDDD; the protein is encoded by the coding sequence ATGAAACACTGCAACGTCAAGCGCGTGCTCCGGCTCGGAGCCGTCATGTCCGCCGTGCTTCTTGCGTCACACGCTCGCGCCGACGGGTTCAGCGCCACGGATGCCGCTCGCGTGCCGAGCGGTCAGTTCGTCACGCCGCTGGCCGTGCGCGGCGCGGTCCAGCAGTTTCTGAATCCGGGCCTGCCGGCCTACCCGCATTTCGTCGCGGGCGAAGCGGTGCGCTCGCAACTGAGCCCGGACGGCAAGACGCTCGCGATCATCACCGCCGGACAGAATTCGCTGTACCGTCCGGACGGCACGGTCGACACCGCGAACTCGACGCAATACATCTTCCTGTACGACGTGTCGGGCGCGAACAAGACCCGCCCGGCGCTGAAGCAGGTGCTCCAGCAGACCAACGCGTTCGTCGGCCTGGTCTTCTCGCACGACGGCGGCAAGCTTTACGCGACGGGCGGCAGCGACGACGCGGTTTACGTCTACGCCCGACAAGGCGGCGCATGGGCGCTGTCGAGCACGATTGCGCTCGGCCACAACGGCAAGGGCGTCGGCATTCGCGTCCAGCCGAACGCGGCCGGTCTCGCGCTGTCGTCCGACGGCAAGACGCTCGTCGTCGCGAACAATTACAACGATTCGATCAGCGTGATCGATACCGCGACCAACAGCGTGCGTTACGAGCACGACCTGCGTCCGTTCTTCTCCGGTAACGAAGGCCGGAGCGGCGACGCCGGCGGCACCTTTCCGTTCGCGGTGGTCGTCAAGGGCAACGGTGTCGCGTACGTGTCGTCGGATCGCGATCGCGAGATCGTCGCGATCGATATTTCGTCGCCGTCCCACGGCCGCCTGATCAAGCGCATCAAGCTGGACGGCAGCGCGCTCGGCATGACGCTCGACGCGTCGCAATCGATGCTGTTCGTCGCGCAGGACAACGCCGACCAGGTCGCGGTGATCGATACGAACAGCAATGCGGTCGTGACCCGGATCGACGCGCGTGCGCCGGCGGGCGTGCTGGCGCATGGCCAGGCGCACACCGGTGCGGCGACGTACTCGGTCACGCTGTCGCGCGACGGCCGCACGCTTTACGCGACCAACGCCGGCGCGAACGAGATCGCCGTCATCCCGCTCGTCGGCCCGCGCGCATACCGTGTCACCGGGCTGATCCCGACCGCGTTCGAGCCGCATGACGTGACGTTCAGCGCCGACGGTACGTGGATGTACGTGGTCAACGGCAAGAGTGCGACCGGCCCGAATCCGGACCATCTGTTCGGCGCGACCCCGGCGCAGGCCGCCGCGTCGCGCGCGTCGAACGAGTACCAGTTCCAGCTCGAGCGCGCGTCGCTCGTGAGCGCGCCGGTGCCGGCGGCCAGCGAGTTGCCGCAGCTGACGCAGCAGGCCGCGCGCAACAACTTCTATCGTCCGGAGGACAACGACCAGGATCGCGAAGTGATGGGTTTCCTGCGCCGTCACATCAAGCACGTGATCTACGTCGTCAAGGAAAACCGCACGTTCGACCAGGTGCTCGGCGACATCGGCAACGGCGCCAACGGCGATCCGAGGCTGGCCCAGTTCGGCCGGGGCATCACGCCGAACTTCCATCGCCTGGCGAGCCAGTTCGTGACGCTCGACAACTTCATGAACCCGGGCGACGGCAGTATGGACGGCTGGTCGTGGGCGCTCCAGGGGCGTGTCACCAACACCGAGACGATTACCCAGCAGATCAACTACGCAGCGGTCAACCGTGGCCTCTCCTATGAGAGCGAGGGCTCGAACCGCAACGTGCCGGTGAATTGGGAGACGGTGCAGCAACGCGACGCGGCGGCGGGCCCGGCCGGCACCACGAACTACAGCAATGCCGCCGCCGGCCTTCCGGGCGGCGCGGCGAACCTGCTGCCCGGCACCGGCAATCACGCGTCGTCCGATGCGCCGTTCGGCCGCCAGCAAGGCTACATCTTCGACGCGGTGCTCGCAGCCGGCGGCACGGTCCGCAACTACGGTTTCCTCGTGAACAACATCGGCAGCATCGGCACGGCCGCGAACCCGATCATGGATCCGCGCGCGGCAGGCGTCGTCCAGGCCGCCGCGCTCGATCCGAGGCTCGCATCGATGACCGACGTATTCTTCCGCGGCTTCGACCAGACCTACCCGGATCAGTGGCGTCTCAATGAGTGGAAGCACGAGTTCGACCAGTACGTCGCGGGCGGCAACCTGCCTACGCTGTCGCTGGTGCGTTTGTCCCACGATCACATGGGGGCGTTCGGCACGGCGTTCGCCGGCGTGAACACGCCGGAAACGCAGCAAGCGGACAACGATCTGGCAGTCGGCCGGCTCGTCGAGGCCGTTGCGAAGAGCCCGTATGCGAACGACACGCTGATCGTCGTGACCGAGGACGACGTGCAGGACGGTCCCGATCACGTGGATTCGCACCGCGGGCCCGCATACATCATCGGGCCGTACGTGAAGCAGGGCGCGGTGGTCCGGACGCGTTACAGCCAGGTCAACGCGCTGCGCACGATCGAGGACGTGCTCGGCACGCAGCACATGAACCTGAACACCGCGTACCAGCGCCCGATGACCGACGTGTTCGACGTGCACGGTCCGGCTTCGTGGAACTACACGGCCGTTGCATCGACGGTGCTGAAGACCACCGGGCTGCAGCTGGCCCAGGGGGCGGACGCGAGCGTGCAATATGCGGCCGGGTCGGATGTCACGCCGAAACATGATGCGGCGTACTGGGCGAAGGTGACCGCGAAGTTCAACTTCGACGATGCCGACGAGGTGCCGGCGGATCAGTTCAACCGCGTGCTGTGGAAGGGCATGATGGGCCCGAAGCCGTATCCGAAGCTCAAGGGCCGCACGCAGAAGGTGGCGAGCCGCGACGACGACTGA
- a CDS encoding LysR family transcriptional regulator, translating to MATPTFKQLDAFYWAATSANFATAAQRLNLSISSLSKRINELEQATGRVLFDRSGHRAVLTEDGETLLPAAIRVLESVAALQDAFAQDKGLTGRLSFGVGELSALTWLPRFVAAVQKLHPQLRLEPYVDVGAVLEAKVDAGELDFAVIAGRSSRGSILSQQVTEARFAWMASEQLVGGARTLTPALLEQHPLVTLPAGAGTTHVLDEWLLATGVNHARRITCNNWSALAGMMREGVGIGFLPADWAAAHMDAALVRLTSKPALSPLPYAFQWRRGDMRALIPAMLALVRQYADFR from the coding sequence TTGGCGACTCCGACTTTCAAGCAGCTGGATGCGTTTTACTGGGCGGCGACCTCCGCGAATTTCGCAACCGCGGCGCAGCGGCTCAACCTGTCCATTTCCTCGTTGTCCAAGCGGATCAACGAACTGGAGCAGGCCACGGGGCGCGTGCTGTTCGACCGCAGCGGCCATCGGGCCGTGTTGACGGAGGATGGCGAGACGTTGCTGCCCGCCGCGATCCGGGTGCTGGAATCCGTGGCTGCGTTGCAGGATGCGTTCGCGCAGGACAAGGGATTGACCGGTCGCCTGAGCTTCGGCGTGGGCGAGCTGTCCGCTTTGACCTGGCTGCCGCGATTCGTGGCAGCCGTCCAGAAATTGCATCCGCAATTGAGGCTGGAGCCGTACGTCGACGTCGGCGCCGTGCTCGAAGCCAAGGTCGATGCAGGCGAGCTCGACTTCGCGGTGATCGCGGGTCGTTCGTCGCGCGGCAGCATCCTGTCGCAGCAGGTGACGGAGGCCCGGTTTGCATGGATGGCGTCGGAGCAACTGGTCGGCGGCGCACGCACGTTGACGCCCGCGTTGCTGGAGCAGCACCCGCTCGTCACGTTGCCCGCCGGCGCCGGCACGACGCACGTGCTGGACGAGTGGTTGCTGGCGACCGGCGTCAATCATGCGCGCCGAATCACGTGCAACAACTGGAGCGCGCTGGCGGGCATGATGCGCGAAGGTGTCGGCATCGGCTTCCTGCCTGCCGATTGGGCCGCCGCGCACATGGACGCGGCGCTGGTGCGATTGACGAGCAAGCCCGCTTTGTCGCCGCTTCCCTATGCGTTTCAGTGGCGGCGCGGCGACATGCGCGCACTGATTCCAGCGATGCTGGCGCTGGTGCGGCAGTACGCGGATTTTCGCTAG